aaaaaaaaaaacaacctgtggaaagaataattttattgaaaGCTACTAGTggccaaaaaccaaacaacagaGTAGAGAAATTAATGTAAATATATCCCATATGTAGTTATTTAGGTGAAGAGTATCACAAAAATCTTCTTAGTCAATTGGTGTAGAAAAGCGAGGAATTTTGACAAAAAGccttaaaattttgaaaaagtgAAGTTCCTCTAAGGCACTCTTCAACAGCTATATCTtagaaaagaaagacatttcttttcagaagaaactgTTGCAGCCATGACTAGCTAGTCCTTCccatatgtattttttatatgcacagtattatttttaaaaatatctccatTAAGAGGAGTAAACTTATTTTAGCAAGCCTGTTTATAACTGTCAACTTCTCTTAAGAAATGTAACAAAAGCTGCAGCACCATGGTCTTATTGGCATGAGGACACATTGTTCCTGAGCAGTAGAGGATATGGAAAACATTTCTCCAACAATTGCAGTTGGAGCTCCCTGAGCCAAACCCTGCTCTCTTCAACTGCCCTGGAGGATGGTACAGATTGGTGTCTTTGCTTAGCTGGTAACAGAAGCACAATCCTGAGCAAAGGAGGAAAAGTAAGAATTTGAGTACTGCAGTTCAGGGGGACATTTGTCCTCAAAGGAAATTATGGGGTAAGTTGAATAATACTTGGCTCGAGCCTATCTGAGAGCACAAACTCTCATGGGTCAGTGAAGCAGAAGCAGGCCTTGCTGCAGAGCTTTTATCAAGCACAtcccttctgtgctgctgaagaCATCCAGCCTGCAGAGAGGCTGGATGGTCCCAACTCTCTGTGCTTTGGCAGTGCACCTCaaaacacagctgtgctgcaaacCCCACATTCCTGTCCTTAGCAAATGTATGCTGGTGTTTAGTTCTAGATCTGCTTGGCCTAGCAGGCCAGTAACAGGGGTCTCCCCACCTATGCCATTTTCTCTCCTGCAGGCAGGGTGCTTTCACAGAGGAACTCCTGGTTTTTCACTGTTTAATTGAGTCTCTTAAGGAATCGCAGCAGTTCAAATGGCGATTTAACATTTCTCCTCTTTGCTTAGGTAACACTGGACGTTTCAAAAAAAAGCCGCCTTCCCCCAGCTAGGGCTTAGATCTGCATGAATAAAGCGTTTATTCTGCCAGCAAAAAGCAACGGTCATGCTGCGATAACAAATCGAACCCCCCACGCTGGGGAGGCGATGGCGCACAGACACGAACATCCCAACTACGCAATAGGATCATTCTGCAAATGTACCCGGGCGTTGcgtttggaggttttttccctttttttttttttttttttttcttcctttttagtAACTCCGGGCACAAGCAGCTGTTCGCATTTTCAAAGCCTGCTCAGAAAGCAGCCAGTTAATTTTAGTTTGCTCGGGCCACCCTGAGCGAGCTggccccccccctcccccggctGTGCCGGGCAGCGCGGGGGGTGGGGGCCGCGGGCGGCTCCTCCCGGCCTGGCCCGGCGGGGATGGGAAAAAGTTGTTcccaactttttttccccctggcgagagctcctcccctcccctcccccagcacGGCCCCGCCCCCACGCGCGGATTGGCGGGCGGGCGCCgcgggccccgcccccggcgcggTTTGTGAAtggggccggcggcgggggcggggcccgcGCGGAGCTGCGCCTTTTTTGTGTGCCGGCGCGGCCGCGGGCCGGGAGCCGCGGAGCGGGCGGTGTCGGCGGGGCCGCAGGCGGAGCGGAGCGAAACGAGCCGAACCGGGAGACGCGCGGCTACCTCGGACGCACAGCCCGCAGCGCTGTCCATCGGGAGCGGAGCCCAACCAAGCCGCGGGGAGGATCGCGCAGTAATTGGATTTTGAAAGTTATTTAAGCCCTGAAGTAAAATACACGGCTCAGCCGGGCGCGGTAATAATCCATTTAGCCGTAACCTAAATCCTCGGGACCGTGCAGGGAGCAGCGCCTCCGcctcgccgccgccgcgggaCCCTGCGCGGAGCTGGCCAGAGCCGTCGCCGGGCTACGCGCGCGCCTCCTGTttcgctgctgccgccgccgccgccgctgccttCTCCGGCAGCTCCGGAAACTTTCGCCTAGAGTAGCGCCGCCACCGCTCTGTGAGCGCCGCCGCGTCGGAGCCGAGGAAAAAAGTCGTGGAGGTCCGCGGAGCCGCGTTCCTCCCGTCGCCGCGCTCCTGCCCCACCGAAGGGGCCGCGCCTCCGCCCCACTGGTCGCTGATGCCCCTGGGCCGTCGCGCCGGCCGGCTCTGAAAGACTCCCCGAGGCTCCTCAGGCCCCTGGCCGCCTCAGCAATGCAGGCTGGAGGAGAATGCGGCGGAGCGGCCGCCACCGGCTGCCCCTTGCTGGGGCTGGCCGCGCTGCTGGCCGCCCTGCTGGGCACCCCCGCGGGTGCCACGGCACAGCAGTACCACGGCGAGAAGGGCATCTCAGTGCCGGACCACGGTTTCTGCCAGCCCATCTCCATCCCGCTCTGCACGGATATCGCCTACAACCAGACCATCCTGCCCAACCTGCTGGGCCACACCAACCAGGAGGACGCAGGGCTGGAGGTGCACCAGTTCTACCCGCTGGTCAAGGTGCAGTGCTCGCCCGAGCTGAAgttcttcctctgctccatgTACGCGCCGGTGTGCACCGTGCTGGAGCAGGCCATCCCACCCTGCCGCTCCCTCTGCGAGCGGGCCCGTCAGGGCTGCGAGGCCCTCATGAACAAGTTCGGCTTCCAGTGGCCAGAGCGGCTCCGCTGCGAGAACTTCCCTGTTCACGGTGCGGGTGAAATCTGCGTGGGGCAGAACACGTCGGATGCCCCACCAGGACCTGGTGGTGCGGCGGGTCGAGGGGTCACTGCCCACCCCACAGCTGGCTACCTCCCTGACTTTCTTACCCCACCACAGCCACCCTCTGGCTTCTCCTTCTCTTGTCCGCGGCAGCTCAAAGTGCCCTCTTACTTGGGCTACCGGTTCCTGGGGGAACGGGACTGTGGAGCCCCCTGTGAGCCAGCCCGGCCCAATGGGCTCATGTACTTCAAGGAGGCAGAGGTGCGATTTGCCCGGCTGTGGGTGGGCGTGTGgtctgtgctttgctgtgccTCCACCCTCTTCACCGTGCTCACCTACCTGGTAGACATGCGTCGTTTCAGCTACCCGGAGAGGCCCATCATCTTCCTCTCGGGCTGCTACTTCATGGTCGCCGTGGCCTATGCAGCAGGCTTTTTGCTGGAGGAGCGGGTGGTGTGTCTAGAGCGCTTCTCTGAGGATGGCTACCGCACTGTGGCCCAAGGCACCAAGAAAGAAGGCTGCACCATCCTCTTCATGATCCTTTACTTCTTTGGCATGGCCAGCTCCATCTGGTGGGTCATCCTGTCCCTCACCTGGTTCCTGGCTGCTGGCATGAAGTGGGGTCATGAGGCCATTGAGGCCAACTCCCAGTATTTTCATCtggctgcctgggctgtgcccgctGTCAAAACCATCACCATCTTGGCCATGGGGCAGGTGGATGGGGATGTACTCAGTGGGGTGTGTTATGTAGGTATCTACAGTGTGGACTCGCTGAGGGGCTTTGTGCTGGCACCCTTGTTTGTGTATCTCTTCATTGGCACTTCCTTCTTGCTGGCTGGCTTTGTGTCCTTGTTTCGCATCCGCACCATCATGAAACATGATGGCACCAAGACAGAGAAACTGGAGAAGCTGATGGTGCGCATTGGTGTCTTCAGCGTCCTCTACACGGTGCCTGCCACCATTGTCTTGGCGTGTTACTTCTACGAGCAGGCCTTCCGTGGCACCTGGGAGAAGACATGGCTCCTTCAGACCTGCAAAACGTATgctgtgccctgtcccagccaCTTTGCCCCTATGAGCCCAGACTTCACTGTCTTCATGATCAAGTACCTCATGACCATGATTGTTGGGATCACGACTGGTTTCTGGATTTGGTCTGGCAAAACCCTTCAGTCCTGGCGACGCTTCTACCACAGACTCAGTACCGGCAGCAAAGGCGAAACGGCAGTATGAgacccccctgtcccctctggcaCACACATCTCACACAGGCATACACGCAGAGGAGGCGGATACTCAGCATAGGGGTAGGGCAATGGTTCCCtgaagagggaggaagggaggcttttccaaatttttcttcctcacagaaagtttgaaaaaaaaatttctttgcatAAAGGATCAAACTATGTCCAGTGGTGCTTATGACCAGCTAAGTGGAAGAGGACAGAAAAAGAGGccactgctgggacaggagtCCTTCACGCAGAAGTCTCCTTACTTCTCTCCTGCTACTCCTCGAGGAAGAGAAATTCCAACCCTACTAAAATCATCCTGCCTTGCTTTGGACaagagggaggggaagccaGATCTGTTGAGCCACCCCTGCCAAGTAGCTAAAAGCTCTCTGAATTGCCGGGGCCAAACTGCAGCATGGGCAGGGTAACTCCCGAGCCTGAGCCCGCTgcctgctccttccagctcGGCAGAGCCATCACGTGAGTACTGCACAGCCGGCTACAGCCCGATCGTGTGCTGGGGAGATGCCTCTGTTCTATCAGCTCACAAGTTCCTTTTTACCTCAGCGATACCTGTTGTAAttgtttttaagtaaaaatttgGCCCTCAGTCTGTTGTTCttgctgctgtggggaaggagggggttGCTATTCCACACCCTGAAAAGAAATGACTTGTTGCTTTTCAGCAGAAGGCTTTTCCCCCTTGCCTTTGTTCTAGGAGACAAAGGGGGAAACAAAAGTGTTTTCTATGTAGAAAGGCATAAGCATGGGATCGGTTTTTATGggcaaactaacaaaaagaAGTCGTTGAGGTTCACCCTTGGATGTGAGGAGctcacagaaataaacattCCTTTTATGAAAAAAGGAGGAGGCAGGATGTTTTCCTACCATTCAATATGGGTTACTTTTCTAAGCCGAAGGAAATGCAAGATTTAGAGGGCAAGAAAAGCTTACCTGAGAGCACCTGCCAAAACAAGAGCCACTAAAATATGTAATGTAAAGacaggagatttttttctttccttcccataaacctgctttctctcctgctttgcAGTGAGCtcactgcagaaaataataaatacacagCCGGGTTCTGGGGACAGGAAGAATCGTTTTGGCTCACGATGGACCCCTTTGCCTGCTCCTCAGGTTCCCTGAGCTGCATGGCAATGATTCTTGGTGCAGGTGGGGGGCTGGGGTTGGGGTTTAAAATCAAGTAGTTACTGCAAGTGAGGAGCCTTCTCATTTCGGCTAAAACACAGCTGTTTGAGTTTCCAGTGATCAGTCTTTGAAGGAAAAGCATTCAAAAATTTATCATCAAatgcattgttttctttttgaaatgtgACAGATTTTTCTATTCTGAAAATTTTTATGTTGACttgttcatattttattttttgcatacTACTTTACCTTTATATTCACTGAAGGGTTGTTTTTATAAGTATACGTGTGTGTGTATATTCTTGCCTAAGGACAAAATAGGACAGTCTGGATTTTTGGCAAGTCTCCACCCTATAGCTGCTCTTcatgtttttttgggggggaagtgtctaaaatgaaactttaaaaagaaaaaaacctgtccaGGGTGAGGGGGCAGACTGCTGCTGTCTGAGGGTGTACTAGTAGTCTGAGCATGAGGAATGGGCCCATCAGCTAAATCCTTCAGTAGCTCTGATGTCAGACTTGCAGGGCTTGGTTTGTCTTTTATAATGTGCAcgtggaagaaaaaaaaacaagcgTGTCAGACAAGTGCAGTATGTATATTTTGTAAATCTcatttttgtaagaaaatatgtatttatgtttttacttgattttttttttgaaggtcTGTATGAGGCCCTGCTTCACCCCATGTACAGAtcactaaataaataatttttaatacaagGGCTCTaatgatgtttttttccatctttgaaTACTTGGCAGGTTTTAGAATGGGGGGAAGCTCTGAAAAGTAGTGTCTTCTCCCCCACTTCGTTATGGCTAATGCAAGAGACTTTTGGGTGAATGGAGGCTGGAAACTCAGCTGTGGCTTGAAACTGTTCGTTGTGATTGCCAGCCCCTCACAATAGGAGAGCACATTTTGAGACAGTCGGTTTCAAATGTCTGCCCTCACTTGAGGTACTTGCATCCTAGCCAAGTTTTCTTCCACTCTCTGCTTCTTGCTGAGGGCAAGCTGATAAACCAGTTCCTTTATCTAGAAAATAAGGATAATGCTGTCTTCC
The Vidua macroura isolate BioBank_ID:100142 chromosome 7, ASM2450914v1, whole genome shotgun sequence DNA segment above includes these coding regions:
- the FZD7 gene encoding frizzled-7; this encodes MQAGGECGGAAATGCPLLGLAALLAALLGTPAGATAQQYHGEKGISVPDHGFCQPISIPLCTDIAYNQTILPNLLGHTNQEDAGLEVHQFYPLVKVQCSPELKFFLCSMYAPVCTVLEQAIPPCRSLCERARQGCEALMNKFGFQWPERLRCENFPVHGAGEICVGQNTSDAPPGPGGAAGRGVTAHPTAGYLPDFLTPPQPPSGFSFSCPRQLKVPSYLGYRFLGERDCGAPCEPARPNGLMYFKEAEVRFARLWVGVWSVLCCASTLFTVLTYLVDMRRFSYPERPIIFLSGCYFMVAVAYAAGFLLEERVVCLERFSEDGYRTVAQGTKKEGCTILFMILYFFGMASSIWWVILSLTWFLAAGMKWGHEAIEANSQYFHLAAWAVPAVKTITILAMGQVDGDVLSGVCYVGIYSVDSLRGFVLAPLFVYLFIGTSFLLAGFVSLFRIRTIMKHDGTKTEKLEKLMVRIGVFSVLYTVPATIVLACYFYEQAFRGTWEKTWLLQTCKTYAVPCPSHFAPMSPDFTVFMIKYLMTMIVGITTGFWIWSGKTLQSWRRFYHRLSTGSKGETAV